A window of Komagataella phaffii GS115 chromosome 1, complete sequence contains these coding sequences:
- a CDS encoding mitochondrial 37S ribosomal protein YmS-T, whose protein sequence is MPQKPVRLPPLPRLKVRKPLLQTKSNPCMVVMSTLLNCWASNGEGSQACKELELSLKACMDTNKGGAQATRSSINYHAGRLYPKISGKSHD, encoded by the coding sequence ATGCCGCAGAAGCCAGTCAGATTACCTCCTTTGCCGAGGTTAAAGGTTAGAAAGCCATTGCTTCAAACAAAGTCCAACCCCTGTATGGTTGTCATGTCAACATTATTGAACTGTTGGGCATCTAATGGAGAGGGAAGTCAAGCTTGCAAAGAGCTAGAGCTGTCTCTGAAAGCATGTATGGATACTAATAAGGGCGGAGCCCAAGCTACCAGGTCGTCTATAAATTATCATGCTGGACGATTGTATCCAAAGATCAGTGGAAAGTCTC
- a CDS encoding Conserved NAD+ dependent histone deacetylase of the Sirtuin family yields the protein MDVFEQGLSTQQNGTQESNIDVISLDSSLSSEQEAEVENNNASSTSTSSSKISRSNDILSESLNIIEYEIPSHEPMTYKDAIHYNPTKEDCYKTRLCLKAIGISKFIDLSLSETPGASDFVYLIKLLGFAPKEYPEDENSTETVYTLVKYLQRAMHRVITTRTKKLDFHTIDHLIEAIKTSKNILVLTGAGISTSLGIPDFRSSEGFYTKLQEQGLDDPQTVFDLEYFKQDPSLFYSIAHLVLPPEGSFTPLHGFIKLLADKGSLLRNYTQNIDNLEANAGIPSEKVIQCHGSFATASCITCKYKIPGETIFEEIRNSELPLCPFCIKRRQKLIKEIEALDDSEQGISRHSFSFLGSTVKRSYAESYGVMKPDITFFGEDLPRVFHDNIIQDVKNCDLLLCIGTSLKVAPVSEIVNKVKPEIPQVLINKDPVTHTEFDISLLGYCDELIVYLCEAMGWKIDHPKVDELLDSIEGLMELEGESGRYQLVLKEEESQEVTQLQATPIESSHRQFQEASLMGL from the coding sequence ATGGATGTCTTTGAACAAGGACTCTCCACACAACAAAATGGAACCCAGGAATCAAATATTGATGTGATCAGCCTGGACTCATCACTATCTTCGGAACAAGAAGCTGAAGTGGAAAATAACAATGCATCTTCGACTAGCACTTCCTCCTCCAAGATCTCTAGGAGTAACGATATCTTATCTGAGTCCCTAAACATAATAGAATATGAAATTCCAAGCCATGAACCTATGACCTATAAAGATGCAATACATTACAATCccaccaaagaagattgcTACAAGACAAGACTTTGTCTGAAAGCTATAGGtatttccaagttcatcgACCTCTCGTTATCAGAAACACCAGGGGCAAGTGATTTTGTTTATCTTATTAAGTTACTCGGGTTCGCACCCAAAGAATATCCTGAGGATGAAAACTCTACCGAAACGGTATACACATTGGTCAAGTATCTTCAGAGAGCAATGCATAGAGTAATTACCACGAGGACAAAGAAGCTGGATTTTCACACTATAGATCACCTAATAGAAGCTATAAAAACTTCTAAAAACATCTTGGTACTCACCGGAGCAGGTATAAGCACCTCATTAGGTATTCCAGACTTTAGATCATCTGAAGGATTTTATACCAAGCTGCAGGAACAAGGATTGGATGATCCTCAAACAGTGTTTGATCTTGAATACTTCAAACAGGATCCCTCCTTGTTCTATAGTATTGCTCACCTAGTTCTGCCTCCGGAAGGTTCTTTTACTCCTCTCCATGGATTCATCAAGTTGCTTGCCGATAAAGGTAGCCTCTTAAGAAACTATACCCAAAATATTGACAACCTAGAGGCTAATGCAGGAATTCCGTCGGAGAAAGTCATACAATGTCATGGCTCATTTGCTACAGCTTCTTGTATTACATGTAAATACAAAATTCCTGGAGAAaccatttttgaagagataAGAAATTCGGAATTACCTTTATGTCCTTTTTGTATAAAACGGAGACAAAAATTGATTAAGGAGATTGAAGCATTGGATGACTCGGAGCAAGGAATTTCCAGGCATTCGTTTTCATTTCTTGGTTCCACCGTGAAAAGATCGTATGCTGAAAGCTACGGAGTTATGAAACCTGATATTACATTTTTTGGTGAAGATTTGCCTAGAGTTTTTCATGATAATATTATTCAAGATGTCAAAAACTGTGATTTATTATTATGTATTGGAACATCGCTTAAAGTCGCCCCGGTAAGTGAAATTGTGAACAAAGTCAAGCCTGAAATTCCACAAGTTCTTATCAATAAAGATCCTGTGACCCATACGGAGTTTGACATCTCTCTCTTAGGTTATTGTGATGAGCTTATAGTTTATCTTTGTGAGGCAATGGGATGGAAAATTGACCATCCAAAAGTAGATGAACTTCTCGACTCAATTGAAGGGCTGATGGAACTGGAAGGGGAATCTGGGAGATACCAGCTGGTTTTAAAGGAGGAAGAAAGCCAAGAAGTTACTCAGTTGCAAGCTACGCCAATTGAATCATCCCATagacaatttcaagaagcaTCCCTAATGGGGCTGTAA
- a CDS encoding Subunit of the N-terminal acetyltransferase NatA (Nat1p, Ard1p, Nat5p), which produces MSSIRSRLKAREDDSFQEALQFLNNKQYKKALKNVDGILKKNPGHTESVALKALLLYHLKEKSEAKVYAKQAAVQGDSKPVTNHILGIYYRSVQDYQEAAIWFQKAVDNKIANFNVYKDLSCLQAQNHRYVGMVKSRLMTLEKEAGYRCNWTGLAIAHHLNKDYNAAVKTLTKFEELAKDSLSEGDLLEHSQLLLYKAIILNEAGEFQASLNALNQDEKSIFDKLKFDELKAKNLIQLGDLKAASMIYRKLLKRNPDNNSYYYLLEICLGTNVASADVRKRLYQRLAGFYPKSDPPKFIPLTFLEGDKFVEAASDYVLEQLRRGIPSAFVNVKPLYKDVNKAKALGSIVTEFFNKNHTSPTTYVWSGYYLAQHYLELGQLNEALKFANLVIEHTPTLVEPYIVKARVFKHKGEPLDAAKFMDEARKLDLQDKFINSKTTKYYLRANLINEATQTIKLFHRIDDSVDVIEGLHNTECVWFITEEAEAFYRIFKEKMALLKDGDFDADLQQEILENQGLAYKRFQAIDTIFGVFIDEQFDFHSYCPRKGTPASYIEMIRWADNLYHQPMYTRASVGICKILFNIHKKPEDLNPKGLSRQEKKRRDALSISQKSYREDDDVFGERAVEELTMDDLNTIYNRLNKQYIQVNELGFELYCRQYKVIFAAQALINLSKLTNNKHREIGHFLIKLNFDVLSSDKVPDSLKKVVKITLLKNFPETKDLLDDRSQMEAYANQKFLSSLTL; this is translated from the coding sequence ATGTCCAGTATTCGAAGCAGATTGAAGGCTAGAGAAGACGACTCTTTTCAAGAGGCTCTCCAATTTTTAAACAACAAACAGTACaagaaagctttgaaaaatgtaGATGGCATCTTAAAGAAGAATCCTGGTCACACAGAAAGTGTAGCCTTAAAGGCGTTACTGTTATaccatttgaaagaaaaatctgagGCGAAGGTCTACGCTAAGCAGGCTGCTGTTCAAGGTGATTCGAAACCGGTAACCAACCACATTTTGGGAATTTACTACAGGAGTGTTCAGGATTACCAAGAGGCGGCTAtttggtttcaaaaagCTGTAGATAACAAAATTGCTAACTTCAATGTTTACAAGGACTTGTCTTGTCTACAAGCCCAAAATCACAGATATGTCGGTATGGTGAAATCGAGACTGATGACCTTAGAAAAAGAAGCCGGGTATAGATGTAATTGGACAGGTTTGGCCATTGCTCATCATTTGAATAAAGATTACAATGCAGCAGTTAAAACTCTGACCAAGTTTGAGGAACTTGCGAAAGACAGTTTGAGCGAAGGGGATCTACTGGAGCATTCCCAATTGTTACTCTACAAGGCTATCATCCTGAATGAGGCTGGTGAATTCCAGGCATCTTTGAATGCATTGAatcaagatgaaaaaagCATTTTTGACAAACTAAAGTTTGATGAATTAAAGGCAAAGAATCTGATCCAATTAGGTGACTTGAAAGCTGCTTCAATGATTTATCGTAAACTTTTAAAAAGGAACCCAGACAATAATTCGTACTACTACTTGTTAGAAATATGTTTAGGCACCAATGTTGCTTCTGCTGATGTCAGAAAGCGATTATATCAAAGATTGGCAGGTTTTTATCCAAAGTCTGATCCACCAAAGTTTATCCCTCTTACGTTCCTCGAGGGTGACAAATTTGTCGAAGCTGCTTCTGACTATGTTCTGGAACAGTTAAGAAGGGGAATTCCTTCAGCCTTTGTTAATGTCAAACCATTGTACAAAGATGTAAACAAAGCCAAAGCTTTAGGGTCCATTGTTAcagaatttttcaataagAATCACACCAGCCCAACCACCTATGTTTGGTCCGGATACTACCTGGCTCAACACTACTTGGAACTTGGTCAATTGAAtgaagctttgaaatttgCCAACTTAGTAATTGAACACACTCCAACTCTTGTGGAGCCTTACATTGTTAAGGCTCGTGTTTTCAAACACAAAGGTGAGCCTTTAGATGCAGCTAAGTTCATGGATGAAGCCAGAAAGCTTGATTTGCAAGATAAGTTCATCAACTCAAAAACCACTAAATATTACTTGAGAGCCAACTTAATAAATGAAGCAACTCAAACTATCAAGCTATTCCACAGAATTGATGATAGTGTTGATGTCATTGAAGGTCTACACAATACTGAATGTGTGTGGTTCATCACGGAGGAAGCTGAGGCATTTTACagaattttcaaagagaaaatgGCTCTGCTCAAGGATGGAGATTTTGACGCTGACCTACAGCAagaaattttggagaatcAAGGGCTTGCTTACAAGAGATTCCAGGCCATTGATACGATCTTTGGAGTCTTTATAGACGAACAGTTTGATTTCCATAGTTATTGTCCCAGGAAGGGGACTCCAGCAAGCTATATTGAAATGATTAGATGGGCTGATAATCTTTATCATCAACCAATGTACACCAGAGCTTCTGTTGGTATTTGCAAGATCTTGTTTAACATTCATAAGAAACCTGAAGATTTAAACCCCAAAGGATTGAGTAGGCAGGAAAAGAAACGCCGTGACGCATTAAGCATCTCTCAAAAATCGTATCGTGAAGACGACGATGTGTTCGGAGAAAGGGCAGTTGAAGAGTTGACTATGGATGATTTGAACACAATATACAACAGACTGAATAAACAATATATTCAAGTCAACGAACTTGGGTTCGAATTATATTGCCGTCAATATAAGGTCATATTTGCTGCACAAGCCCTAATCAACCTTTCCAAATTGACCAATAACAAACACAGGGAAATTGGTCATTTCCTTATCAAACT